A stretch of Schistocerca cancellata isolate TAMUIC-IGC-003103 chromosome 3, iqSchCanc2.1, whole genome shotgun sequence DNA encodes these proteins:
- the LOC126176865 gene encoding monocarboxylate transporter 13-like has product MFVDMVFCTLLPLYLFHNEFSREDSALCISVMGIADLVGRFSVAVLGACCVPDNRLVFLLSSAATLVIRALYIFFTDFMAIAVLCALLGFCKCFMFVLAPLVVADSCSQERFPAALGIQTVMGGVMTVAFGPAIGKVRDVTGSFTASFVAITVLGLFCVVPWTLEMVVTAVRRRRKVINK; this is encoded by the exons ATGTTCGTTGACATGGTGTTCTGCACGCTGCTGCCGCTCTATCTGTTCCACAACGAGTTCTCCCGTGAGGACTCCGCGCTATGCATATCCGTGATGGGGATCGCCGACCTCGTGGGCCGCTTCAGCGTGGCTGTGCTGGGAGCCTGCTGCGTGCCCGACAACAGACTGGTCTTCCTGCTGAGCTCAGCGGCGACTCTGGTCATTCGAGCAC TGTACATCTTCTTCACCGACTTCATGGCCATCGCGGTGCTGTGTGCGCTGCTGGGCTTCTGCAAGTGCTTCATGTTCGTGCTGGCGCCCCTCGTGGTGGCCGACTCGTGCAGCCAGGAGCGCTTCCCCGCCGCCCTCGGGATCCAGACTGTTATGGGCGGCGTAATGACCGTGGCGTTTGGACCTGCCATCG gtAAAGTCAGAGATGTGACTGGCAGCTTTACCGCGAGTTTTGTTGCAATCACTGTCCTCGGCCTCTTTTGTGTGGTACCGTGGACTCTGGAAATGGTTGTAACCGCAGTCAGGAGGCGGCGAAAGGTGATCAACAAGTGA